The Festucalex cinctus isolate MCC-2025b chromosome 14, RoL_Fcin_1.0, whole genome shotgun sequence DNA window tttttttttttttttttaatcttttgtaAGTGAGCGCGCGTCACCTGCACGCGCTCTTTGGCTCCTCCAGGTGTCCGTCAAAGTGagttgaccctttttttttttttaaagtgttttggACTTTTGAGTATGCGTAATATTTCCACGAGTGGGCGTGTCGGCCGGGAAGGaggctccccccccccacctccaccTCCACCTCCGCGCGCGTcaggttactttttttttttttggagtgacaGCGTCGCCATGGCGAATAATTCCGAGCCGCTCTATTGTCTCGTCCCCGGGTTCGGATGACCGACCAATCAGGCTGCAACGTTTGCCTGCAGCTTGGaaagatatttttcaaaaagggAGCTCCTCCGCGAGAGCTCTGAGAAGTGTCaagaggagggaggaggaggagcagcagcaACTTTTTCCACTCTTGCAACTTTTTCGCCAGACGGACTTTTGCGGCTCGCTTTTCACGCTCATGGCCGGAGGGGAGCGTCACCTTCCGGACTTTGGGCGCTAGCCGAGCCGAGCCGGGCGAATTCGGCGgcccgcgcgcgcgcgcacgcgcacgatGTCCATGCTGCCCACGTTCGGCTTCACGCAGGAGCAAGTGGCGTGCGTGTGCGAGGTGCTGCAGCAGGGCGGCAACATCGAGCGCCTGGGCCGCTTCCTGTGGTCGCTGCCGGCCTGCGAGCACCTCCACAAGAACGAGAGCGTGCTGAAGGCCAAGGCGGCGGTGGCCTTCCACCGCGGCAACTTCCGCGAGCTCTACAAGATCCTGGAGAGCCACCAGTTCTCGGCGCACAACCACGCCAAGCTGCAGCAGCTGTGGCTCAAGGCGCACTACGTGGAGGCGGAGAAGCTGCGCGGGCGGCCGCTGGGCGCCGTCGGCAAGTACCGCGTGCGCCGCAAGTTCCCGCTGCCGCGCTCCATCTGGGACGGCGAGGAGACCAGCTACTGCTTCAAGGAGAAGAGCCGCAGCGTGCTGCGCGAGTGGTACGCGCACAATCCCTACCCGTCCCCGCGGGAGAAGCGCGAGCTGGCCGAGGCCACCGGCCTCACCACCACGCAGGTCAGCAACTGGTTCAAGAACCGGCGGCAGCGGGACCGCGCCGCCGAGGCCAAGGAGAGGTACGGCAGGGGCTCATTACGTCATCGGAGCCGATGATAGCGTCGcttcattcaaatgatcagaaaCTCGCATTGTTGTACTTTTCATGATAGCATTATagcattatttgttttgtttggacgATCTGACTGAACTGTTTTGGACAAttttggagggggaaaaaaaaagggattttctATGCATTGTTTTTCAACTTCAAATTACTGAGCCCTTAAAAGCCTCAACTGGACTCTGACTAAACTTTTACTGTTTTTCGGCTTTACGAGCAAAAGACCAAAATTGACCATAATATTCAAAGTCAAATCATAATATAGCCTTCAGAAATTGTCTTATTCCTGACTAGAATCAACCAAGCGAGTTGGGGGCCCTGGCCTAAATTCTAGGACCCCTGCCATCTaattacacctttttttttctctttttttttttttttaactccatttAGCAAACTTTTGCACCCTCGCTCAAATATTTCTTGTCACATTGCATATATGATCATATTTGTAATTAAGATCAAAGTTTTTGTACAGTAaggggtcattttttggggggggcagtTTCAGTTTCAGTCCACTTTATGAAATGAACTGGAGTGCGCTGCACATGAAATCATTTTCATGTACACAAAAGACACGCAATtgatatattattaattataataagTACATGATCATGATAAAAGTTAACTAGATACGTTCTTGTACTTCTgccgatacttttttttttaacatgaaatctGACTTTGCTGCataattattttcctttttagttgttattttctttccgtcacttttattttataatttatattgCATGTTCGATGTTCAAAAAAACCAAACGTCAAATATTTCAACTCTAGTGGTCCCGCATTTAACCACAACTTGGGACCCATTTGAGGGCCCCGACCCCAAATTTAGGACCCCTGCCAAATTTAGTCAATTAATAATCTCAAAATCATCAAGTCTTCATTTACATTCTTGAAAATAGTTGTTCAACTTCTCTTCGTTTGGGGGGGCAGGGGCCCTAAATTTAGGGCCCCTGCCACCTAGGAAATCAAAAAAAGACCCACAACAGATCCTGGCTCAGTTGGAAACTcgcatcttgttttattatgattattatgattatgtcTGATCACCGAGAAGACAACTTCTTTCAGTCATGATTTTTGCGAGAAACAAAATTagacaaaaataatattgttgCAAGACATTTCTATatgtcttggaaaaaaaaaaaaaagttccgtgTGAAAAGTTgccgctaaaaaaaataataataataataaataaataagtcacCATGCTTGTGATGTGATGTTGTTGAATTGCTTCTAAATGGATGAAAGCAACCAAAATGACGATTTGCTCTCAGATGGTTCATA harbors:
- the six2a gene encoding homeobox protein SIX2a, translated to MSMLPTFGFTQEQVACVCEVLQQGGNIERLGRFLWSLPACEHLHKNESVLKAKAAVAFHRGNFRELYKILESHQFSAHNHAKLQQLWLKAHYVEAEKLRGRPLGAVGKYRVRRKFPLPRSIWDGEETSYCFKEKSRSVLREWYAHNPYPSPREKRELAEATGLTTTQVSNWFKNRRQRDRAAEAKERENNENSNNNNSNNSSSSSSSSNALTSSLNGTKTLLGSSDDDKTPAGTPDHHTSPSPALLLGPAGAGGLQAPLHGLPPPPGPSAVPVPGGGGGGGDSAHHHHHHHHHHHHPHHHHPHHGMHHDAILNPMSSNLVDLGS